One Chelonoidis abingdonii isolate Lonesome George chromosome 18, CheloAbing_2.0, whole genome shotgun sequence genomic region harbors:
- the SLC37A2 gene encoding glucose-6-phosphate exchanger SLC37A2 isoform X3, translating to MGIWNSHTSVGNILGSLIAGVWVSSDWGLSFIVPGIIIAIMGIVCFLFLVEYPEDVDCSPPLHHTESEESEEKDPEVTLSANDRSYSRENTVDSSEYPRESAEQPEAISFLGALRIPGVVEFSLCLLFAKLVSYTFLYWLPLYIVNVAHSSAKEAGDLSTLFDVGGILGGILAGLISDYTDGRATTCCVMLIVAAPMLFLYNHVGQNGIASSIAMLIVCGALVNGPYALITTAVSADLGTHECLKGNAKALSTVTAIIDGTGSVGAALGPLLAGLISPTGWNNVFYMLITADILACLLLSRVVYKEIKGWCGCYTRKRGFKEF from the exons ATGGGCATCTGGAATTCCCATACCTCTGTAGGAAACATCCTGGGGTCCCTGATAGCTGGAGTGTGGGTTTCGTCAGACTGGGGCCTGTCTTTCATCGTGCCTGGGATCATCATTGCAATCATGGGAATCGTCTGCTTCTTGTTCCTCGTTGAAT atcCTGAAGATGTTGATTGCAGCCCACCTCTGCACCAT ACAGAATCAGAAGAATCAGAGGAGAAAGACCCTGAAGTGACGCTCTCCGCTAATGATAGGAGCTATAGCCGAGAGAACACTGTCGATTCTTCAGAGTATCCCAGAGAATCAGCTGAGCAGCCAGAAGCCATCAGCTTCTTAGGAGCCCTCAGGATACCC ggtGTAGTGGAGTTCTCCTTATGCCTGCTGTTTGCAAAGCTAGTCAGTTACACTTTCCTCTACTGGCTGCCTCTCTACATTGTGAACGTTG CACACTCCAGCGCTAAGGAGGCTGGGGACCTGTCCACGCTCTTTGATGTTGGCGGCATCCTAG GAGGCATTCTGGCTGGTCTCATATCGGACTACACTGATGGCAGGGCCACCACATGCTGTGTGATGCTGATAGTGGCTGCTCCTATG cTATTCCTGTACAATCACGTTGGCCAGAATGGAATAGCCAGTTCAATAG CTATGCTAATTGTATGTGGTGCCCTGGTGAATGGGCCTTATGCTCTCATTACGACAGCGGTTTCAGCTGACTTG GGAACTCACGAGTGTCTCAAAGGAAATGCAAAAGCCCTGTCCACAGTTACAGCCATAATTGATGGGACTGGATCTGTAG GTGCTGCTCTGGGCCCCCTGCTGGCAGGGCTGATCTCTCCCACTGGCTGGAACAATGTCTTCTACATGCTAATAACAGCGGATATCTTGGCTTGCCTG TTGCTTTCCCGGGTGGTGTATAAAGAGATTAAAGGATGGTGTGGCTGCTACACAAGAAAAAGAGG